A window of Strix aluco isolate bStrAlu1 chromosome 11, bStrAlu1.hap1, whole genome shotgun sequence contains these coding sequences:
- the SLC38A3 gene encoding sodium-coupled neutral amino acid transporter 3: MDATDVPLQAEMVELVPNGKHVAALTASTVPSLAGDRFEENQSGTAEMEEFLPHGAEKKQTHFTDFEGKTSFGMSVFNLSNAIMGSGILGLAYAMANTGIILFLFLLTAVALLSSYSIHLLLKSSGIVGIRAYEQLGYRAFGTPGKLAAAIAITLQNIGAMSSYLYIVKSEVPLVIQTFLNLEEKTTDWYMNGNYLVILVSVTVILPLALMKQLGYLGYASGFSLSCMGFFLISVIYKKFQIPCPLPEQEGNLTGSLNATPVSTSDYQNGYTILQAPDQGTCTPSFFTLNSQTAYTIPIMAFAFVCHPEVLPIYTELKDPSKKKMQCISNISIMVMYLMYFLAALFGYLTFYGRVESELLHTYNKVDPFDVLILCVRVAVLTAVTLTVPIVLFPVRRAIQQMLFQGKDFSWIRHIIIAVVLLTFINLLVIFAPSILGIFGMIGATSAPCLIFIFPAIFYIRIMPKDKEPLRSTPKILAACFALLGVLFMIMSLSFIIIDWATGGGKSGGSH, from the exons ATGGATGCCACGGATGTGCCCCTCCAGGCTGAGATGGTGGAACTGGTGCCCAACGGGAAGCACGTGGCCGCGCTCACCGCCTCCACCGTCCCCTCGCTGGCGGGTGACAG GTTTGAGGAGAACCAGTCTGGCACAGCAGAGATGGAGGAGTTCCTGCCCCACGGCGCCGAGAAGAAGCAGACGCACTTCACCGAC TTTGAAGGGAAGACGTCTTTTGGGATGTCTGTCTTCAACCTGAGCAATGCCATCATGGGCAGCGGCATCCTGGGGCTGGCCTACGCCATGGCCAACACCGGCATCATCCTCTTCCT CTTCCTCCTGACGGCGGTGGCCCTGCTCTCCAGCTACTCCATCCACCTGCTGCTCAAGTCCTCAGGCATTGTGG GCATCCGCGCCTACGAGCAGCTGGGCTACCGAGCCTTCGGCACGCCGGGGAAGCTGGCCGCGGCCATCGCTATCACCCTGCAAAACATTGGAG CCATGTCCAGCTACCTGTACATCGTCAAATCTGAAGTGCCTCTCGTCATCCAGACCTTCCTCAACCTGGAGGAGAAGACCAC GGACTGGTACATGAACGGGAACTACCTGGTGATCCTGGTTTCCGTCACTGTTATCCTGCCCCTGGCTCTCATGAAGCAGCTGG gctaTCTCGGCTACGCCAGCGGCTTCTCCCTCAGCTGTATGGGCTTCTTCCTCATCTCG GTCATCTACAAGAAGTTCCAGATCCCCTGCCCGCTCCCTGAGCAGGAGGGGAACCTCACAGGCAGCCTCAATGCCACCCCTGTCAGCACCAGTGACTACCAGAATGGCTACACCATCCTCCAGGCACCTGACCAGGGCACCTGCACCCCCAGCTTCTTCACCCTGAACTCCCAG ACGGCGTACACCATCCCCATCATGGCCTTTGCCTTCGTCTGCCACCCCGAGGTCCTGCCCATCTACACCGAGCTGAAAGA CCCCTCCAAGAAGAAGATGCAGTGCATCTCCAACATCTCCATCATGGTGATGTACCTCATGTACTTCTTGGCCGCCCTCTTCGGCTACCTCACGTTCTATG GCCGGGTGGAGTCGGAGCTGCTGCACACGTACAACAAGGTGGACCCCTTCGATGTGCTCATCCTGTGTGTGCGGGTGGCTGTGCTGACGGCTGTCACCCTCACTGTCCCCATCGTCCTCTTCCCG GTGCGCCGGGCCATCCAGCAGATGCTGTTCCAAGGGAAGGACTTCAGCTGGATCCGCCACATCATCATCGCTGTGGTCCTACTGACCTTCATCAACCTCTTGGTCATCTTCGCCCCCTCCATCCTTGGCATCTTTGGCATGATCG GTGCCACCTCCGCTCCCTGTCTCATCTTCATCTTCCCTGCCATCTTCTACATCCGCATCATGCCCAAGGACAAGGAGCCGCTGCGCTCCACTCCCAAAATCTTG gctgCTTGCTTCGCCCTCCTTGGGGTGCTCTTCATGATCATGAGCTTGAGCTTCATCATCATCGACTGGGCCACGGGTGGGGGGAAGAGCGGCGGCAGCCACTAG